A window of Exiguobacterium sp. FSL W8-0210 contains these coding sequences:
- a CDS encoding homing endonuclease associated repeat-containing protein has product MKKWTEQQVIDSLIEASIEYPSLDAKTYARWSVGKDIPSITTIINVFGSWREALQAAGLSSIRPYFSDEEILTFIKEASTRLHPFHSNSYREWAKAKHGPSLTLINLRFGSWSRALEEAQIEMTRSISMTEERIITALLEASDVLPRLTTQTYAIWAQENGHPTVATIARKYGSWADALACLDIAPPRRKWVEEDVLEALRQAQEELPSLSIIHYRKWAEGRSVPSTSTINALFGSWTSAVQCLKRARVSLS; this is encoded by the coding sequence ATGAAGAAATGGACAGAACAACAAGTCATCGATAGCCTGATCGAAGCTAGTATCGAATATCCCTCTCTCGACGCAAAGACATATGCGCGCTGGTCGGTCGGAAAAGACATTCCATCGATCACGACGATCATCAATGTATTCGGCTCTTGGCGTGAAGCACTCCAAGCCGCTGGTCTCTCATCGATCCGTCCGTATTTTTCAGATGAAGAGATTCTTACTTTCATCAAGGAAGCATCGACACGTTTACATCCCTTCCATAGTAATAGCTACCGGGAGTGGGCAAAGGCCAAACACGGTCCATCCTTGACGCTGATCAACTTACGTTTCGGCTCTTGGTCACGTGCGCTTGAAGAAGCACAGATCGAGATGACACGCTCCATCTCGATGACGGAAGAACGGATCATCACTGCTTTACTTGAAGCTTCCGATGTCCTTCCGCGTCTGACAACACAGACGTATGCGATTTGGGCACAGGAAAATGGACATCCGACAGTCGCGACGATTGCCCGTAAATATGGTTCGTGGGCAGATGCTCTCGCTTGCCTTGACATCGCTCCACCTCGCCGGAAATGGGTCGAAGAAGACGTCCTTGAAGCACTGCGGCAGGCACAAGAAGAATTACCTTCTCTCAGCATCATCCATTACCGAAAATGGGCAGAAGGTCGCTCGGTTCCGAGCACCTCGACAATCAACGCCCTCTTCGGCAGCTGGACCTCCGCCGTGCAATGCCTCAAGCGTGCACGCGTTTCTCTTTCCTAA
- a CDS encoding helix-turn-helix domain-containing protein, with protein MDQFMSPQIGLALRRLRKKHNLTQKDLSNGICSQAEISKIESDTHSPTVELLYALSKRLQVPLSAFLDPTNQQTNLRTIDEELLYKFRNQDFEGIYKQSKVALSNANTSFEHSLLYKYYFFICSYRLGKIDYRTCIVELQNLSNEYSTSYYSPNMLIRIKSAIANLYSENRSFQYSINVYEEILNLNFDNDDLIVDRIRISYNFSKILLEFQKHNRALTIIDEAIETSLKFKDMSLLGQLYSQRAACLDKLGAPSQEIIRTFDKSYFLFELLGMKEYQKIIKTMKEEYLAK; from the coding sequence ATGGATCAATTCATGTCACCGCAAATCGGCTTAGCATTACGCCGACTGCGAAAGAAACATAATCTGACACAAAAAGATTTATCAAACGGAATTTGCAGTCAAGCAGAGATCAGTAAGATCGAGAGTGATACGCATTCGCCGACAGTCGAATTATTGTATGCTTTATCAAAGCGATTACAAGTTCCATTGTCAGCGTTCTTAGACCCTACAAATCAACAAACGAATTTACGAACGATTGACGAAGAATTACTTTATAAATTTAGAAATCAGGACTTTGAAGGCATTTATAAACAAAGTAAAGTCGCACTATCTAACGCTAATACTTCATTTGAACATTCATTATTATATAAATATTATTTCTTCATTTGCTCGTATAGACTAGGAAAAATCGATTACCGTACATGTATAGTAGAGCTCCAAAATCTATCTAATGAATACTCCACTTCATATTATTCACCGAATATGCTAATTCGAATTAAATCTGCGATTGCGAATCTGTATTCTGAAAATAGAAGTTTTCAATACAGTATCAATGTTTATGAAGAAATATTAAATCTCAACTTTGACAATGATGATTTAATCGTCGATCGAATTAGAATTTCGTATAATTTTTCAAAGATTCTTTTAGAATTTCAAAAACATAATCGAGCACTTACTATAATTGATGAAGCAATTGAAACAAGCTTAAAATTTAAAGATATGTCGTTACTCGGACAATTGTACTCTCAAAGAGCTGCTTGTTTAGATAAATTAGGTGCTCCATCACAAGAAATTATTAGAACTTTTGATAAATCATATTTTTTGTTTGAATTATTAGGAATGAAAGAGTATCAAAAAATTATTAAAACGATGAAAGAAGAATATCTAGCCAAATAG
- a CDS encoding ATP-grasp domain-containing protein: protein MKTAHLLMTSVGRRTKLVEYFVREMPDGHVSTADCNPLAPGLYMTERHHLVPRIDAPGYIDHLLELCQREGVTALLSLIDPELELLAAATERFEAIGVTVLVSPMDACQLCFDKYAMYTYCVTEGIAHARTYATLDAFKNALAQGEVAFPVFVKPRNGSASLHVQVVSSLQVVEGLFAVHPNLLIQEYLRGQELGVDVYVDWLTHEVTDIFIKEKLVMRAGETDKSRSVKRDDVFELIEQVLAGTRLVGPLDFDLFDVDGTLYLSEINPRFGGGYLHAYECGVNFPKAIRNNLHGQRNPRRIGAYTEDIYLLKHDTVTLLPASLLEQIEKS from the coding sequence ATGAAGACTGCCCATTTGTTGATGACAAGCGTCGGTCGCCGGACGAAACTGGTCGAGTACTTCGTTCGTGAGATGCCGGACGGTCACGTCAGTACTGCGGATTGTAATCCACTTGCACCGGGTCTTTATATGACGGAGCGTCATCATCTTGTCCCGCGCATCGACGCACCGGGGTATATCGATCATCTACTAGAGTTGTGTCAGCGGGAAGGCGTAACGGCGCTGTTGTCATTGATCGATCCCGAACTGGAGTTGCTCGCAGCGGCAACGGAACGATTTGAAGCGATCGGTGTCACGGTCCTTGTCTCACCGATGGATGCGTGCCAGTTATGCTTTGATAAATACGCTATGTATACGTATTGTGTCACGGAAGGGATTGCCCATGCACGGACATATGCGACGCTCGACGCATTTAAAAATGCGCTCGCGCAAGGGGAAGTCGCATTTCCAGTCTTCGTAAAACCACGTAACGGCAGTGCTAGTCTTCATGTCCAGGTTGTCTCCTCCCTTCAGGTCGTCGAAGGATTGTTCGCTGTCCATCCGAATTTATTGATTCAGGAATACTTAAGAGGACAAGAGCTTGGCGTTGATGTGTATGTCGATTGGCTGACGCATGAAGTGACGGATATTTTCATTAAGGAGAAACTCGTCATGCGCGCAGGAGAAACGGATAAGAGTCGCTCGGTCAAACGCGACGACGTCTTTGAATTGATTGAGCAGGTCTTAGCGGGAACTCGTCTCGTCGGTCCACTAGATTTTGATCTGTTCGATGTGGACGGAACGCTCTACTTGTCGGAAATCAATCCACGATTTGGTGGGGGGTATCTTCATGCCTATGAGTGTGGGGTCAATTTTCCGAAAGCGATCCGAAACAATCTCCACGGGCAACGCAATCCTCGACGGATCGGGGCGTATACGGAAGACATCTATTTGTTGAAGCACGATACGGTGACACTATTGCCGGCATCTTTACTTGAGCAGATCGAAAAATCATGA
- a CDS encoding ABC transporter permease — translation MRSIIREQVDNFPLIRRLARYEIKSAHAEQRLGLLWELLNPGLQIFIYWFVFGVGLRGNKDVDGNIPFIVWLLCGIVVWFFINDALLRGSNSINSRLAMVTKMRFPMSAIPSYVILSRMYQHFAMLAIVIVVIIANGIPITWKLLQLPYYMIATYIFVYAFSLCFSTLVTLVKDIQLFLQSMMRMLFYMTPILWNIERFPDVLHGVLRLNPVYYLVEGYRASLLGGHWVWQEWPTGLYFWSVTLLLFSAGTFLHIKFRKSFTELV, via the coding sequence ATGAGAAGTATCATCCGGGAACAGGTCGATAATTTCCCCCTGATTCGCCGGTTGGCGCGATATGAAATCAAATCAGCGCATGCAGAGCAGCGCCTTGGCCTTTTATGGGAGCTCCTCAATCCGGGTCTCCAAATCTTCATCTACTGGTTCGTCTTCGGGGTCGGTCTGCGCGGAAATAAAGACGTCGATGGAAACATTCCATTCATCGTCTGGCTCCTTTGCGGGATCGTCGTCTGGTTCTTCATCAACGATGCCTTGCTTCGGGGTTCGAATTCGATCAACAGCCGTCTCGCGATGGTAACGAAGATGCGTTTCCCGATGAGTGCGATTCCATCGTATGTCATCTTGTCACGGATGTATCAACATTTCGCGATGCTTGCGATCGTCATCGTCGTCATCATTGCGAACGGTATTCCGATCACGTGGAAACTGCTTCAATTGCCGTATTATATGATTGCCACCTACATTTTCGTCTATGCCTTTTCGCTTTGTTTTTCAACGCTCGTCACACTCGTCAAGGACATCCAGCTCTTCTTGCAATCAATGATGCGGATGCTCTTTTATATGACACCGATCCTTTGGAACATCGAGCGGTTCCCGGACGTCTTGCATGGTGTCCTACGCTTGAATCCAGTCTACTACCTCGTCGAGGGATACCGGGCGAGCTTGCTCGGCGGACATTGGGTCTGGCAAGAATGGCCAACGGGTCTGTACTTCTGGAGTGTCACGCTCCTCTTATTCTCAGCCGGAACGTTCTTGCACATCAAGTTCCGTAAATCATTCACTGAGCTCGTTTAA
- a CDS encoding ABC transporter ATP-binding protein gives MSMIKLDHVTKRFDMVTTTKEKFKLLFKNQSKSVKTFTALRDISLEIGKGEVVGLVGINGSGKSTLSNLISGIIYANEGNVAINGEVAIIAVSQGLKNVLTGRENIRLKCLLLGMDDAEIERRMPGIIDFADIGDFIDQPIKKYSSGMKSRLGFAIAVNVDADILIVDEALSVGDQTFYNRCIDKMNEFKDEGKTIIFVSHSLSQIKSFCERVVWLEYGQVRLDGTTKDVLPEYKKFLAEYKKWSKEEQHQYRRDRLKEQAANARSGKENVDADVNVKHPGWILSGLGLLAIAAGSLMVIDETPSLTNLSDAIMKFF, from the coding sequence ATGTCTATGATTAAACTCGACCATGTCACGAAACGCTTCGACATGGTCACGACTACGAAAGAAAAATTCAAGCTCTTGTTCAAAAATCAAAGCAAGAGCGTTAAAACCTTTACAGCTTTACGCGATATCTCACTTGAGATCGGAAAAGGAGAAGTCGTCGGTCTCGTCGGAATCAACGGTTCGGGTAAATCGACGCTCTCGAATCTGATTTCAGGAATCATCTACGCGAACGAAGGAAACGTCGCGATCAACGGAGAAGTCGCAATCATCGCCGTGTCCCAAGGATTGAAGAACGTGCTGACAGGACGCGAGAACATTCGCTTGAAATGTCTCCTGCTTGGGATGGACGATGCGGAAATCGAACGTCGGATGCCTGGAATCATCGATTTCGCGGATATCGGTGACTTCATTGATCAGCCAATCAAGAAATACTCGAGTGGGATGAAGTCACGACTTGGTTTCGCAATCGCCGTCAATGTCGATGCCGACATCTTGATCGTCGATGAAGCATTATCGGTCGGTGACCAAACCTTCTATAACCGTTGTATCGATAAGATGAACGAATTCAAGGACGAAGGCAAGACGATCATCTTCGTCAGTCACTCGCTCTCACAAATCAAGAGTTTCTGTGAGCGTGTCGTCTGGCTCGAATACGGTCAAGTTCGACTCGACGGGACGACGAAGGATGTCTTACCGGAATATAAGAAGTTCCTCGCAGAATATAAGAAATGGTCAAAAGAGGAACAACATCAATACCGTCGCGATCGCTTGAAGGAACAAGCAGCAAATGCGCGGTCCGGAAAAGAAAACGTCGATGCTGACGTCAACGTAAAACATCCTGGCTGGATTTTATCAGGTCTCGGATTACTCGCGATTGCGGCAGGTAGTTTGATGGTCATTGATGAGACACCATCTTTGACGAATCTTAGCGACGCAATCATGAAGTTCTTCTAA
- a CDS encoding helix-turn-helix domain-containing protein, which yields MNRALGKKIMQLRKQHKYTQKFLGERCGESATDISAYERGQRIPSAQVLERLALALDTTIIDLIDPKYVQHPSLSEFMQQALEPSQPLDLKLILEDLLVHLSLSKEIYFDGRLVSSPVRDEMATSIDQALKRGLSSIEA from the coding sequence ATGAATCGTGCACTAGGTAAAAAAATCATGCAATTGCGCAAACAACACAAGTATACTCAAAAATTTTTAGGTGAACGGTGTGGTGAATCAGCAACGGACATTTCCGCTTACGAACGTGGTCAGCGCATTCCCTCTGCTCAAGTTTTGGAACGATTGGCTCTTGCTTTAGACACGACGATCATTGATCTCATCGATCCGAAGTATGTACAGCATCCTTCATTGAGTGAATTCATGCAACAAGCGCTTGAACCATCGCAACCGCTTGATCTAAAGCTCATTCTTGAAGATTTACTGGTTCATCTCAGTCTATCGAAGGAAATCTATTTTGATGGTCGACTCGTCTCATCACCTGTCCGGGATGAGATGGCAACGTCCATTGATCAAGCATTAAAGCGGGGTCTTTCTTCTATCGAAGCGTAA
- a CDS encoding LOG family protein — protein sequence MNRLAVFCGSKDGAHPVFREAAEKLGLALAAHGIGLVYGGSRVGTMGAVADATLTAQGQAIGVLPHFLQEKELAHPELTELHLVHSMHERKAKMSELADGFIILPGGPGTMEEFFEVFTWAQLGLHEKPCGVLNIDGYYDPLIALFDTMERQGFLIPEHRAMLVVESDPDRLLERFATYEAPRVKTYMDRSQT from the coding sequence ATGAATAGACTTGCAGTATTTTGTGGTTCTAAAGATGGTGCGCATCCAGTCTTTCGCGAGGCTGCTGAGAAGCTTGGTCTAGCGCTCGCCGCTCACGGCATTGGACTCGTATACGGCGGTTCCCGCGTTGGGACGATGGGAGCTGTCGCGGATGCTACGCTTACGGCTCAAGGTCAAGCGATCGGTGTCCTCCCCCACTTTCTACAAGAAAAGGAATTAGCACACCCGGAACTGACTGAATTGCACCTCGTCCACTCGATGCACGAGCGGAAAGCAAAGATGTCAGAGCTGGCCGATGGCTTCATTATTCTTCCAGGCGGACCCGGAACGATGGAAGAGTTTTTCGAAGTCTTCACGTGGGCACAACTCGGTCTGCATGAAAAACCGTGCGGTGTACTCAACATTGACGGGTACTATGACCCCTTGATTGCCCTGTTCGACACGATGGAACGTCAAGGATTCTTGATTCCCGAACACCGAGCGATGCTGGTCGTCGAGTCGGATCCGGATCGTCTCTTAGAACGCTTCGCCACATATGAAGCACCACGAGTCAAAACGTATATGGATCGCTCACAAACCTGA
- a CDS encoding VanZ family protein, whose translation MKKITWSGYVVFAVLLILFISSSMPYQEQSIKPGLSRYIPLGFVDHLRFISFSYHGEVSVAALGRSGFIEFFIRKAAHVSTFLVLGIGLIDLTRRRLTPGLAVLFAYSLAITIAVFDEFHQILTGDRTGLVQDVLLDGTGALIGIGCYLLVRRKKVQRQAGSLSFWHEKKRHHF comes from the coding sequence ATGAAAAAAATCACCTGGTCCGGCTATGTCGTCTTTGCCGTCCTATTGATCCTCTTCATCTCAAGTTCGATGCCCTATCAGGAGCAATCGATCAAACCTGGTCTATCTCGCTATATCCCATTAGGATTCGTCGATCATCTACGATTCATCTCCTTCTCGTATCATGGAGAAGTCAGTGTAGCGGCGCTCGGACGCAGTGGATTCATTGAATTTTTCATTCGTAAAGCAGCGCACGTCTCGACGTTTCTCGTATTAGGTATCGGTTTGATTGATTTGACGCGTCGTCGTTTGACACCGGGTCTTGCCGTCTTGTTCGCTTACTCATTAGCAATCACCATCGCTGTGTTTGATGAGTTTCATCAAATTTTAACGGGTGACCGGACTGGTCTCGTCCAAGATGTGTTACTCGACGGAACCGGAGCATTGATCGGAATCGGATGCTATCTGCTCGTTCGTAGGAAAAAAGTACAGCGCCAAGCAGGAAGTCTTTCTTTCTGGCACGAAAAGAAAAGGCATCACTTTTAA
- a CDS encoding polysaccharide biosynthesis protein: MQHSPLTPYRRQLKIGLLRLIDAGVIALATVVTFYFFNPLHLTVNFELQDALEIALIQWIALTFVAHWMRFYQIIWRYASLRDLAVLLVVVLASSFVLLGLEYALFDFAVERAIFLQTGLVLNGILFVRLLIRGRSLRLVPEHKTLGKRTLIIGAGASGQMITKELKQKKSHILNVVGLLDDSLELRGMRIHGVPVIGAIEQLECIIEEQKIEAVVLAIPSLSYPRRIELLNRIKQTQVEAHTLPMLVELASGKVSIQQIREVSIADLLGREPVELDITEIERSVHGATVLVTGAGGSIGSEICRQLIRFRPERLVLLGHGENSIYLIRRELECLSQDIQFESVIADVQDSDRMLEVMRRFEPDLVYHAAAHKHVPLMEDNPSEAVKNNIYGTRNVARAAEAAGVKRFVMISTDKAVNPTSVMGATKRIAEMVIQQMARNSETTFAVVRFGNVLGSRGSVIPLFKEQIAKGGPITITDPRMTRYFMTIPEASRLVIQASVLAKGGEVFVLDMGEPVHITTLAKNLIHLSGFTEEQIPIVYSGIRKGEKLYEELLARDEVHDELVFEKILVGKTRPFGSVDPYLREIAQALDRDETLRQYLLEVTNETDADPVAPTMRIARK; the protein is encoded by the coding sequence ATGCAGCATTCCCCGCTTACCCCGTATCGTCGGCAGTTGAAGATTGGACTCCTTCGCCTGATCGACGCCGGAGTCATCGCACTCGCAACCGTAGTAACGTTCTACTTCTTTAATCCGCTCCATCTCACCGTCAATTTCGAGTTACAGGATGCGCTCGAAATCGCACTCATCCAGTGGATTGCCCTCACCTTCGTCGCTCATTGGATGCGTTTCTATCAAATCATCTGGCGCTACGCGAGTTTACGTGATCTCGCCGTTCTCCTCGTCGTCGTCCTTGCCAGCAGTTTCGTTTTACTTGGTCTTGAATATGCGTTGTTCGACTTTGCGGTCGAACGGGCGATCTTCTTGCAGACAGGACTTGTCTTGAACGGTATCTTATTCGTCCGGTTGTTGATTCGTGGCCGTAGTCTCAGACTCGTTCCGGAGCATAAGACGCTCGGCAAACGAACGCTAATCATCGGTGCCGGAGCTTCCGGACAGATGATCACGAAAGAACTGAAACAAAAGAAATCGCATATCTTAAACGTCGTCGGATTACTCGATGACTCGCTTGAACTACGCGGGATGCGAATTCACGGTGTTCCTGTCATCGGAGCGATCGAGCAACTTGAATGCATCATCGAGGAACAAAAGATTGAAGCGGTCGTCCTCGCGATCCCGTCCTTATCGTATCCGCGACGAATCGAACTGTTGAATCGAATTAAACAGACGCAAGTCGAGGCGCATACGTTACCGATGCTCGTCGAACTCGCTTCCGGTAAGGTCTCGATTCAACAAATCCGTGAAGTCTCAATCGCTGATTTACTCGGACGGGAACCAGTCGAGCTTGATATCACGGAAATCGAACGAAGCGTGCATGGAGCGACGGTCCTCGTCACCGGTGCCGGTGGATCAATCGGTTCCGAGATTTGCCGGCAACTGATTCGTTTTCGTCCTGAACGACTTGTTCTTCTTGGACACGGTGAAAACAGTATCTACCTGATTCGCCGGGAACTCGAGTGTCTCAGCCAGGACATCCAGTTCGAATCCGTCATCGCCGATGTACAGGACAGTGACCGGATGCTTGAAGTCATGCGACGCTTCGAACCGGACCTTGTCTATCATGCGGCAGCCCATAAGCACGTCCCGCTGATGGAGGATAATCCGAGCGAAGCCGTCAAGAATAATATCTACGGAACACGTAACGTCGCCCGAGCAGCAGAAGCGGCTGGAGTCAAACGCTTCGTCATGATCTCGACCGATAAGGCAGTCAACCCGACGAGCGTGATGGGCGCGACGAAACGAATCGCTGAGATGGTCATCCAGCAGATGGCAAGAAATAGCGAAACGACGTTCGCCGTCGTCCGGTTCGGCAACGTCCTCGGAAGCCGCGGTTCCGTCATCCCACTTTTCAAGGAACAAATCGCGAAAGGTGGACCGATCACGATCACCGATCCCCGGATGACACGTTACTTCATGACGATTCCGGAAGCGAGTCGTCTCGTCATTCAAGCGAGTGTCCTCGCAAAAGGTGGCGAAGTGTTCGTCCTTGATATGGGTGAACCGGTCCACATCACGACACTTGCGAAAAACTTGATTCACTTGAGTGGATTTACAGAAGAACAGATCCCGATCGTCTATAGCGGGATTCGAAAAGGGGAGAAACTTTACGAGGAACTGCTCGCTCGTGATGAGGTGCATGACGAACTCGTCTTCGAGAAGATCCTCGTCGGAAAGACACGCCCGTTCGGCTCCGTCGATCCGTACTTGCGTGAGATCGCCCAAGCGCTCGATCGGGACGAGACACTTCGCCAGTATTTATTAGAAGTGACGAACGAGACTGATGCCGACCCAGTCGCGCCGACGATGCGGATCGCTCGTAAATAG
- a CDS encoding YveK family protein has protein sequence MHQRKTFGDHLTTLRRGWWLLALFTMLFAGAGYALSTYVIPKTYEATAYILVVPQANAEATSTPTLVSTYQDILRSPEVVDQVAQKMNVTDKRLFDLTDRLTVSSNLDSQVIALSITDRSAEQAAIQANTMTEVFQDYLPQLINTSKTEVFSSARIPTKPVSPNILMNTGIGGVLGLMLGLLIVYSRSLSKKEVTREATDSYPKVIPRTHS, from the coding sequence ATGCATCAAAGAAAAACCTTTGGAGATCATCTGACGACACTCCGACGCGGCTGGTGGCTACTGGCACTCTTCACGATGCTCTTCGCAGGTGCCGGATATGCACTCAGCACGTATGTCATTCCGAAGACATATGAAGCGACGGCCTACATCCTCGTCGTTCCTCAAGCAAACGCAGAGGCGACATCGACGCCGACACTCGTCAGTACCTATCAAGATATCTTGCGAAGCCCAGAGGTCGTCGATCAGGTCGCCCAAAAGATGAACGTCACCGACAAGCGATTATTCGATTTGACGGATCGTCTGACGGTCTCGAGCAATCTCGATTCGCAAGTCATCGCCTTATCCATCACGGATCGTTCAGCGGAGCAGGCAGCCATTCAGGCAAATACGATGACGGAAGTCTTCCAGGATTATCTCCCGCAACTGATTAACACGAGTAAGACGGAAGTCTTCTCCAGTGCACGAATTCCAACGAAGCCCGTATCCCCGAACATTTTGATGAATACGGGAATCGGTGGTGTCCTTGGTTTAATGCTCGGACTCCTGATCGTCTATTCGCGCTCGTTAAGCAAAAAAGAAGTGACACGTGAAGCGACCGACAGTTATCCGAAAGTCATTCCCCGGACGCACTCATGA
- a CDS encoding O-antigen ligase family protein has product MLKSVNIPTSFALSILVIWIMLDVWIRPLSFTDEVLPKQWSLWLLPAYIVLFSVCWFILRPFYRVNRTTGHQIGFIFLIYLTFHIVFFFFNANTDRVLASLYLISTWLFVGIVSSLSRTSIDQWHRLLYYFLYGQAVFLASYALIVSFGTEYVPVENLQWLRIGPLSFPQLYVGEQGSFLRLAGLMNNPNTFAAWLVPGGLLAWVYLLRQFPRWQSLLHAVFLLLIVIALLRSGSQTGIYSFVLLALLTSIRMVPGTRRRMQVAACYVTGSLILCAVFAFQGLLPRLLSLNGRFTLWQAGWHASADALWFGHGIGSAPRGMQEQLGERILYTFHSTPITFLYEFGLIGCLLYGAVFLYLFYRLLRIQTTDLAFLALLLASWLGLLQFTESVLVRPSGFYFIWLSLLAYASLRRPPPHDSTHT; this is encoded by the coding sequence ATGTTAAAATCAGTCAATATACCCACATCGTTTGCCTTATCCATCCTAGTCATTTGGATCATGCTCGATGTTTGGATTCGTCCTCTATCCTTTACGGACGAAGTGTTACCTAAACAGTGGTCACTTTGGTTGCTTCCTGCCTACATCGTTCTGTTCAGCGTCTGTTGGTTCATCTTACGACCGTTCTATCGCGTCAATCGAACAACTGGACATCAAATCGGATTTATTTTTCTGATTTATCTGACATTTCATATTGTATTTTTCTTTTTTAACGCGAATACGGATCGTGTCCTTGCTTCGCTTTACCTCATTTCGACTTGGCTTTTCGTCGGCATCGTCTCTTCGCTCTCACGTACATCGATCGATCAATGGCATCGTCTTCTGTATTACTTCCTTTACGGACAAGCCGTCTTTCTCGCTTCCTACGCACTCATCGTCTCGTTTGGCACAGAGTATGTTCCGGTCGAAAACCTACAATGGCTTCGAATCGGTCCTTTGTCGTTTCCTCAGCTGTATGTCGGAGAGCAAGGTTCATTCCTTCGCCTTGCTGGACTGATGAACAATCCGAATACGTTCGCAGCGTGGCTCGTTCCGGGAGGACTGCTTGCTTGGGTCTATCTACTGCGACAGTTTCCACGTTGGCAAAGTCTTCTGCACGCTGTTTTCTTACTCCTGATCGTCATTGCTTTGCTAAGGAGCGGTTCGCAGACAGGAATCTACTCCTTCGTCCTCCTGGCACTCTTGACGAGTATTCGAATGGTTCCGGGAACGAGACGCCGGATGCAGGTAGCTGCCTGTTATGTGACAGGAAGCCTGATCTTATGTGCCGTCTTCGCATTTCAAGGTCTGCTTCCTCGTCTGCTCAGTCTTAACGGACGATTTACGCTTTGGCAAGCAGGATGGCACGCTTCCGCTGACGCGCTCTGGTTCGGTCACGGGATCGGAAGTGCCCCGCGTGGAATGCAGGAACAACTCGGGGAACGGATTCTTTATACATTTCACAGCACACCGATCACGTTTCTCTACGAATTCGGTCTCATCGGTTGTCTGTTGTACGGTGCAGTCTTTCTGTATCTGTTTTATCGACTGCTTCGCATTCAGACGACGGATCTCGCTTTCCTCGCGCTCTTGCTAGCCAGCTGGCTCGGGTTACTCCAATTCACGGAAAGTGTTCTCGTCAGACCGAGTGGATTTTATTTCATTTGGCTCAGCCTTCTCGCTTATGCGTCGCTTCGTCGACCTCCACCTCACGACAGTACCCACACCTAG